In the Verrucomicrobiota bacterium genome, one interval contains:
- a CDS encoding DUF1080 domain-containing protein, which translates to MQSMKRILLSLVAALAAVSFIDAASNEEGFVSIFDGKTFNGWKMANENQKTWRIEDGAMVTRGERCHVFYVGDEKPFKNFELKIDVMTEPGSNGGIYFHTRYQETGWPKQGFECQVNVSQGDWKKTGSLYDVVNLASTPAKDRQWWTQHITVKGNKVTVRIDGQIVLEYTEPKGAVAGTDFTRKLNEGTFALQAHDPKSVVHFKNIRVKRLD; encoded by the coding sequence ATGCAAAGCATGAAACGCATCCTGCTTTCCCTTGTGGCCGCGCTTGCCGCGGTTTCCTTCATTGACGCCGCCTCGAACGAGGAAGGATTTGTCTCCATCTTCGACGGCAAGACATTCAACGGCTGGAAGATGGCGAATGAGAATCAAAAGACGTGGCGGATTGAGGACGGCGCCATGGTGACGCGGGGTGAGCGTTGTCACGTGTTTTACGTGGGGGACGAAAAGCCGTTCAAGAATTTCGAGCTCAAGATCGATGTCATGACCGAGCCCGGATCGAATGGGGGGATTTACTTTCACACTCGTTACCAGGAAACCGGCTGGCCGAAACAGGGTTTTGAGTGCCAGGTCAACGTGAGCCAGGGCGACTGGAAAAAGACCGGCAGTCTTTACGATGTGGTGAATCTGGCGAGCACTCCGGCCAAGGATCGTCAGTGGTGGACGCAGCACATCACGGTGAAAGGAAACAAGGTCACGGTTCGCATCGACGGCCAGATTGTTCTTGAATACACGGAGCCCAAGGGGGCCGTGGCCGGAACGGATTTTACGCGGAAATTGAACGAGGGCACGTTTGCCTTGCAGGCGCACGACCCGAAGAGCGTGGTGCATTTCAAGAATATTCGCGTCAAGCGGCTCGATTGA
- a CDS encoding tetratricopeptide repeat protein — protein MAGDMGNRENSLKRWASVLMSVVLALSALVSIETFGATIDVTKTQIKLATPEQVRDAFRRGLFIPVTEGGSTLLAAQTNAPIKGTLAVALATLGAFDKAEPLLKSAEAAKEPQARLHRILFEALIAEKAGKVDALTNACMRAIREDFRHPVAYYLLAKSALDRKEFARAEKHANEALAFEPQMAPSMFLLGIARHGLNKREEAAQDLAKAMQMDPLDARPRLALGTLYAEAGAHAQAVGLFREVATMNPTMFIARERLGLSLLELGRTDEAVATAQEVLQSQPQSIQARYTLALAQLRAGKIEEAERELKLFTEAAPNASEGYYLTGLAKALRNRPQEAHASLAKALPLAAQRSGVLSAMATFHHLAGDLDEAAKGFQEALPGAQPGMTDRIHFQLGLLALDRKDWKKAHEWFQKSTKFVSNFRSDLLDYPSLFQAAPAKSLGSSSLGCLLLADRFLVASRDSFKKSLQSHPRDAVALLLGASASARMGDSPQALEWLAKLAALQPNYWPAHYALGDLYLNRRDWEKSEASLKRTIELDPLNEASYLRLLGIYREKKQHDQADATARQMMAKMPSNPLGFNEMAALLADRKEKLDEALTLAKKALSMEMKNGYFLDTLGWVHYQRGEFTQAEKTLREAVAALPRHPEVRLHLGLVLFKNQKLEESGTHLQQVLSLAPGSSLAKEAQDLLPKTVKLGGTP, from the coding sequence ATGGCTGGCGATATGGGAAATCGAGAAAACAGTCTGAAACGCTGGGCGTCGGTTCTGATGAGTGTGGTTTTGGCTTTGTCGGCATTGGTTTCCATCGAAACTTTTGGAGCCACGATCGACGTCACCAAGACGCAGATCAAGCTGGCGACACCGGAACAGGTGCGGGACGCCTTTCGCCGCGGGCTTTTCATTCCGGTGACGGAAGGAGGTTCGACCCTGCTGGCGGCTCAAACGAATGCGCCCATCAAAGGCACGCTGGCTGTTGCGCTCGCGACTCTTGGGGCTTTCGACAAGGCGGAGCCCCTCCTGAAATCCGCGGAGGCGGCCAAGGAACCTCAGGCTAGACTGCATCGCATCTTGTTCGAGGCGTTGATCGCTGAGAAGGCGGGGAAAGTGGATGCGCTGACCAACGCCTGCATGCGGGCGATTCGCGAGGATTTTCGACACCCGGTGGCGTATTATTTGCTGGCGAAATCGGCTCTGGATCGGAAGGAGTTCGCCCGAGCGGAAAAGCACGCCAACGAAGCCCTGGCTTTCGAGCCCCAGATGGCGCCCTCCATGTTTCTGCTTGGCATCGCGCGGCATGGATTGAACAAGCGGGAAGAAGCGGCCCAGGACCTTGCGAAAGCGATGCAGATGGATCCGCTGGACGCTCGCCCGCGCCTGGCCTTGGGCACCCTTTACGCTGAGGCGGGAGCCCATGCGCAAGCGGTCGGATTGTTTCGGGAAGTGGCTACGATGAACCCCACGATGTTCATTGCCAGAGAGCGCCTCGGCCTTTCGCTCTTGGAACTGGGGCGGACCGACGAGGCGGTGGCGACCGCGCAGGAGGTGTTGCAGTCGCAACCGCAATCGATTCAAGCCCGCTACACGCTGGCGCTCGCCCAACTAAGGGCCGGAAAGATCGAGGAGGCCGAGCGGGAATTGAAACTGTTCACCGAAGCTGCTCCGAACGCATCGGAAGGCTATTATTTGACGGGATTGGCCAAGGCCTTGCGAAATCGTCCCCAAGAGGCGCACGCGAGCCTGGCCAAGGCACTTCCTCTGGCGGCCCAGCGCAGCGGGGTGCTCAGCGCCATGGCCACCTTTCACCATCTGGCGGGAGATCTCGACGAGGCGGCAAAAGGTTTTCAGGAGGCTTTGCCGGGAGCCCAACCGGGGATGACGGACCGCATTCATTTTCAGCTCGGATTGCTGGCGTTGGATCGCAAGGACTGGAAAAAGGCGCACGAATGGTTTCAAAAAAGCACGAAGTTCGTTTCAAATTTTCGAAGCGACTTGCTCGATTACCCGAGTCTCTTTCAGGCGGCTCCGGCGAAGAGCCTGGGTTCCTCCAGCCTGGGCTGCCTGCTGCTGGCGGACCGTTTTTTGGTGGCATCCCGGGATTCCTTCAAGAAGTCGTTGCAGTCTCACCCCCGGGACGCGGTGGCTCTGTTGCTGGGCGCGAGCGCGTCGGCGCGAATGGGCGACAGTCCGCAAGCCCTGGAATGGCTTGCGAAGCTCGCCGCGTTGCAGCCCAATTACTGGCCCGCGCACTATGCCTTGGGGGACCTTTATCTGAACCGGCGGGATTGGGAGAAATCGGAGGCTTCCTTGAAACGCACGATCGAACTCGACCCCCTGAACGAGGCGTCCTATCTCCGATTGCTCGGCATTTATCGCGAGAAGAAACAGCATGATCAAGCCGACGCGACGGCCCGCCAAATGATGGCGAAAATGCCGTCCAATCCCCTGGGGTTCAATGAAATGGCGGCTTTGCTGGCAGACCGGAAAGAAAAGCTCGACGAAGCTTTGACGCTCGCCAAGAAGGCCCTTTCGATGGAAATGAAGAATGGCTATTTCCTCGATACCCTGGGCTGGGTGCATTACCAGCGAGGCGAGTTTACGCAGGCGGAAAAGACGTTGCGGGAAGCTGTGGCCGCTCTGCCGCGGCATCCTGAAGTGCGACTGCACCTTGGCTTGGTTCTTTTCAAGAATCAAAAGCTGGAGGAATCCGGAACTCACTTGCAGCAAGTGCTGAGCTTGGCGCCCGGTTCAAGCTTGGCCAAAGAGGCCCAAGATTTGTTACCCAAGACGGTAAAACTTGGAGGCACGCCGTAG
- a CDS encoding DUF167 domain-containing protein, whose translation MPWLRATKDGVILHVKAVPRAHRTEVAGVAGSELRIRVAAPPVDQAANRSLRDGLAEWLGIPKAAVTLIRGNTSAHKQFLVVGISMQTAAEKLRTRR comes from the coding sequence GTGCCCTGGCTGCGAGCTACGAAGGATGGCGTGATCTTGCATGTGAAAGCCGTGCCTCGTGCCCACCGGACCGAGGTGGCCGGTGTGGCCGGGTCCGAGTTGCGCATCCGGGTGGCCGCGCCGCCGGTGGATCAAGCCGCCAATCGATCGTTGCGCGATGGGTTGGCCGAATGGCTGGGCATCCCGAAAGCCGCCGTGACGCTGATCCGGGGGAACACTTCCGCGCACAAGCAATTCCTCGTGGTTGGGATCTCAATGCAAACCGCTGCGGAAAAGCTGCGAACCCGCCGGTAA
- a CDS encoding sigma-70 family RNA polymerase sigma factor, with translation MVLGSMPEPDPPESCSHLAREEGPDRDPIEAVFAVMESPLLSYAWRWTHDRTQAEDLVQEAFMRLHRQFSAVKEPRRWLFRTVHHLALNLARDSAKIVPFEAPNRSEESGWGGQDAVADPGPLPDEALAQWEKKRRIRLLVDSLEARSRELVKLKFEDGLSYQAMAERTGLTSGHVGYLLHHALKSLGEKVRQEGITP, from the coding sequence ATGGTTCTTGGATCCATGCCCGAGCCTGACCCACCCGAGTCCTGTTCGCACCTAGCACGGGAAGAAGGGCCGGACCGTGATCCCATCGAGGCCGTGTTTGCGGTGATGGAATCGCCGCTCTTGTCCTACGCGTGGCGTTGGACCCACGACCGGACTCAGGCGGAAGACTTGGTGCAGGAAGCGTTCATGAGATTGCATCGACAATTCAGCGCGGTGAAAGAACCCCGGCGATGGCTGTTTCGAACGGTGCATCATCTGGCTCTGAATCTGGCCCGGGACTCCGCCAAGATAGTGCCTTTTGAGGCGCCGAATCGTTCGGAGGAATCGGGCTGGGGCGGACAGGATGCGGTGGCCGATCCCGGCCCGCTTCCGGATGAAGCTCTTGCTCAATGGGAAAAGAAACGCCGGATAAGGTTGCTGGTCGATTCCCTCGAAGCGCGCAGCCGCGAATTGGTGAAACTGAAGTTCGAGGACGGACTCTCCTATCAGGCGATGGCGGAGCGAACGGGGCTGACCTCGGGCCACGTCGGTTACCTGTTGCACCACGCCCTCAAAAGTCTTGGAGAAAAAGTGCGTCAGGAAGGCATCACGCCATGA